One Vespa velutina chromosome 19, iVesVel2.1, whole genome shotgun sequence DNA segment encodes these proteins:
- the LOC124955781 gene encoding hairy/enhancer-of-split related with YRPW motif protein-like, which yields MWRVVVARSDENSTLLSSDITSGAVAPTHLPSGHHWGYPPPPHHPPYQPQHPDMRHHHDMRPPPPDLRHPPPSNINDIRTHEMQRPDLRHQEMQRHQDAQRHQDMHRSDIIRHQEIRHPDVRHQDMSGMRSDMTEIRTNHEYSDLKIDEMRSQDANQQQQQQQQQQQQQQQQQQQQQQQQNQAHHHSRNLKRAMSDSDCDDVFSEESGKEPCNSPGGDSCQHASRKRRRGMIEKKRRDRINASLGELRRLVPAAARDPHSAKLEKAEILQLTVEHLRTLRNKGPDGYDSTKLAMDYHAVGWGECAAEVGRYLITMEGLDERDPLRLRLLSHLQSFHREHTTGPPPSTGVPGPGVPSATTLTSTSTVSSYESPSTVSTGMPPGPGTMPPLLGGGALGWSQYPTQYAQQQGKPYRPWGAELAY from the exons ATGTGGCGAGTAGTAGTAGCACGTTCGGACGAGAACAGTACTTTGTTGTCCTCGGACATTACTTCTGGTGCCGTAGCACCAACGCATTTACCATCCGGTCATCATTGGGGTTATCCACCTCCGCCGCATCATCCTCCTTATCAACCGCAACATCCTGACATGCGTCATCATCATGATATGCGTCCACCACCACCTGACCTTCGTCATCCTCCGCCATccaatataaacgatatcaGAACTCACGAAATGCAAAGACCTGACCTTAGGCATCAAGAGATGCAAAGACATCAAGATGCACAGAGACATCAGGATATGCATAGATCAGATATAATTAGGCATCAAGAAATAAGACATCCCGATGTTAGGCATCAGGATATGTCCGGGATGAGATCAGATATGACCGAGATCAGAACCAATCACGAATATTCTGATCTTAAAATTGACGAGATGAGATCTCAAGATGCTaatcaacagcaacaacagcaacaacaacaacaacaacaacaacaacagcagcagcaacagcaacaacaacaacagaatCAAGCTCATCATCATTCGAGGAATCTCAAAAGAGCTATGAGCGACTCTGATTGCGATGACGTCTTTTCCGAAGAAAGCGGCAAGGAACC ATGCAATTCACCCGGAGGTGATTCTTGTCAGCACGCATCGCGTAAACGTAGAAGGGGAATGATCGAAAAGAAACGCCGTGACAGAATAAACGCATCCCTCGGAGAACTGAGAAGATTGGTGCCTGCAGCAGCTAGAGACCCTCATAGTGCAAAATTGGAAAAGGCTGAAATACTTCAGCTCACGGTCGAACATTTACGTACTCTTAGAAATAAAG gGCCCGATGGTTACGACAGTACTAAATTAGCTATGGATTATCATGCAGTTGGTTGGGGTGAATGTGCCGCCGAAGTTGGTCGTTACTTAATCACTATGGAAGGTTTGGATGAGAGAGATCCATTAAGGTTAcgtcttctctctcatttacaAAGTTTCCATAGGGAACATACAACAGGACCACCACCTTCAACCGGTGTCCCTGGGCCAGGTGTACCTTCAGCAACAACACTTACATCTACCTCAACAGTCAGCAGTTATGAATCTCCTAGCACGGTATCTACTGGTATGCCACCAGGACCTGGTACTATGCCACCATTACTTGGTGGTGGTGCTTTAGGTTGGAGCCAATATCCAACACAATATGCACAACAACAAGGCAAACCTTACAGACCTTGGGGAGCAGAACTTGCTTATTGA